Genomic DNA from Babylonia areolata isolate BAREFJ2019XMU chromosome 9, ASM4173473v1, whole genome shotgun sequence:
TCAGCAAGTCACAACTGTCCCCAGTTAGCTTGATTTTACCCCTCCCCGTAATGGATAAATGGGTCATTCTAGGCCGGCTAACCTATACTGACTCCCGGTGGTAAGTTCAGCCCGgttagaatcaatacaggctatTAAAGTAACGCTCAGCTACGTTTGCGTCCGTTAAGTTATAACGTGAGCGAGGAGAGGGGTGGCGGTCAGAAAAGGTTAGTCCAGAACGAACTCTCGCCCCGCCGCCCCCTTTTCTTGTTTTCATCAGACTGAGTCATAAAAAGGTAGAAAGAGGGTAATTAAGAAAAAGGATgttggtcggggggggggggggggggggggggggggggggcggcaggaggaaggggggggggtgtcaacttCGACTAGCCACTAATGACTCTGGGGATGATGAGAGACTGCCCCAGAACTGAATGACCTCGTGGTAAAACCCCTCACTAGGAGGGACtgaagggtgaggaggggaggggggggttgcgggggaagagggggcgtggggggtaggggtggggggggggggcagtttgaggctgttacaccggaaGCACTCATTTCGTGATCAGCTTTGTTTTCCGAACACTCGCTTCAAGCTAGATGCTCAAGAAGTCTGCTGAACAGTACCAGCAGTACATCTTCCGTCACAGCCGGAGTTCAGTCACGGTGTCACTTTTGTGGCAGCctggtaggagggagggggtccCTGTTTCCCCCCagctgctgcggctgctgcttGGTAGCTGGGTGGTGCCGAAGGGCCATTGTACACGGCGCCGGCGGTTCCAGTCCCGTACTGCGTACCGTACTGCCGCGTGTTCTGGAACAATTAACACAGGCTGACTTAATCTACGGCACATGATCTTGCGCGTATGTCAGTCCACACAGGAACTCAAGTAAACATacgcatacactgacacacgtcCGCCCGCACATAAacagtagcgcgcgcgcgcgcacacacacacacacacacacacacacacacacacacacacacacacacacacacacaaaccccacaaacCGGAACCGGCCGTAAACGCGCACACTCACCCATTCAACCACCCCACAACAACACCGtggcccacccccatccccacacaccgaTACACTTaccggcacacacacatccaccaccaccaccaccaccaccaccccacacccccttcaccccatgtcccccaccgctccccacccacatattgcgtgcgtgcgtgcgtgtgtgtgtgtgtgtgtgtgcgtgtgtgtgtatgtgtgtgtgttttctcaacgtACATAACCGGCAGGCAGCGAGGGAGGCAGTTGGCCAGTCTGTATCAACACCAGACGTTGCCGACGCTGGTATCGGCAGGTGAAGTACACGATCCAGAATATGAGCTTGAGAAGGAGGACCACCGCTAACAGTCTGGAGAATGAAACAGCTGTTCGttggtatacagagagagacaacaacaacaacgacaacaacaacaaaaacaatgtgataagaaactctagggagagctggacagtacaaggtcttcagagaagaacaacaacaacaatcacaacaacaacaattcaataataataaaagaagtagaagtagagaAGGTGTACGTTTGTAGGCACTAGACATGCAGACATGGACACATCGCCtacatacacggacagacagacagacagatagacatacacacacacgcgcgcgcgcaaacacacacacacacacacacacacacacacacacactcggaacaCTATAACACCAGCAATGCAGATCTGCAGCCCCGAAATTAAAGGAAAGCTAAGGTGGTTAAGTGGTTATGCACCCGACTAAAAAATGAGTGTCCACTGCATGGTTCGATTCCCCCATACggacctggatttttttttctccccctccactagacgttcactggtggtctggacgctagtcattcggatgagacgataaacccaggtccccgTGTGCATATGCTCTTGGCGCACAGAGATtgatatagaaaaatccactgtggtgttcacacagagaagtgttaTGTGATCATCATGCAATTCAGCATTGGAGAATTAGTCCAAGATATAAACATGTCTTTTAATCTGTCTTAACATACCATCAATCATTGAAtatacagttttctttttttttctttttctttttttgtggctgGGGAAAGGATATTATCGTCATATTCGCTGCAGTCCTCACTGAATTTATAATGAATGTCTTCCACGAATACGGGCGAATTTGGGGGCAATATTTCACTCTCTGAGTGGAAGTTGAGTTATTCCGAAACATACCACGTGTAATATAAATGCACctaaaaaacaagacaaaaaacacaaacaaatatataaaacaaaaaaagacgaaaacCAGAGGAAAGCATACTCACAGGTATAGATAAGTGTAGTCGTCGTCCGCCATTGTGGAGCAAAGAAAACAAGCCTCCTGTAAAAGCTAATGATAAATTGAAGTTAACAATAAATTTTACAATAAAGTGACTGTGTTCAGATGTTCTTCTGCTGGGGCCGTGCCGTTGTCAAGCCGAGGTTTCGTAGTTCGCCGAGTTGGTCAGTGAAATCCTGGGTAAGGTACTTTTGGAGAGCAAAGCTATCACTGTCAGCTTGAAAGAAGTGTATACCTACTGTGTCGTTGACGGGAAAAACACGACTGTCACGATGGGTGCAGCGTTATCATAGCTGAGGTAGGTGCAGTTTTCGTCAAGTGTGTTATCTCGACATGGACAGTGGGTGTCAGCGATTGGCTGGTTTTGTTTAACTAATAGAAGGAAGTTGGGTCTGTCATCGCTGATATGTAGCCTTTATCATCGGTGTAATGTGAGGTGTTATCAGCTACGGGTGTCACGGGTTTGTAAGTCCATGGCTATATTacttgtatcattttttttaaaattaatttaatttgttttcgattattttattaatttcatttatttatttgttcattccagGGTGAATTATTTTTCTCAACAGCCGGTCTCCcttcacacaggtcacacacaaaCTATTCAAATCCATCCACAAGATAAAGGTGTAACCAGACtcacagtgtgtgaatgtgtgaatggtgGAGGAGGTATGTCGGAGTGCTGGGACATGGGGcagggagtaggagagagagagagagagatggtatgtgtttatatgtgtgttaaTGTaggtgtgagcgcgcgcgtgtgtgtgtgcgtgtgtacgaaaGCGTTTAATATTTAGCTATTGAATAGGACAGTAAAATATCACGACCATAAAAGCGTGTGCGTTTTGTTGCTTTATTTATCGCCATTTTATCGTATCGCTAAAGTAAAAATAGTACAACATTTTACAGAACAGGATATTTCATTTCAAAAGGatccccagcaacaacaacaacaacaacaacaacaacacacacacacacacacacacacacacacacacacacacacacactcaaatacaatctctgtctgtctgtctgtctgtctgtctgtctgtctgtctgtcagtctgtccgtctgtgcgcgagcgcgcgcgcgcgcgcgcgtgtgtgtgtgtgtgagtgtgtgtgccgggtgtgtgtgtgtgtgtgtgtgtgtgtgtgtgtgtgtgtgtgtgaccgttgaGAGTGGCGGTTCGATAAGAGTGTAGGCGAGAGGGATATCGACGAATCGGATTTGCTCCTTCTTACAGTCTTCTTTTACTACTACCAGTGACAACGATACTGATAGTTACAACGCACTGATATTGACATAACTTTTGTTATGGGCTACACGACCACTGTTTACAGTTCTTGGGATTACGACTGTAGGCTActttaagaaggagaagaagaagcagaacaacaacaacaacaacaacgacgacgacggcgacgacaacgATATTGACCAGAACGTTCCACAGTGACCTACAAcagtgagaagaaaagaaaatccccTCAGTTCCGAACAAAACTTCAACCCTTTTAATTATTATACGCGCTATCTCCCCACCCATTCTCCTcccattctctttccctctgccctcctcctcctcctccttatcatcatcactgctgcTCTAGATTTCAGGTCTTAAAattgttaaccccttgactactgagAACGAGTGAGCTAGTAAGCGAAGGGCTGTTACCCCACTGTGATAAGACTGGGGTTAGAGGTTATGATgttggtcaccattctttatATGGGCTTAGTCCTCTTAAGATTGCATTATATTTTGTTCATTGAAATAATTGACAccgcttttaacacacacacacacacacacacacacacaaagtacttcTTGCTTTCTTATTCATGCTAGACTGATCTCGTTGCACCAAGGTCCAGCAATTAGACCGCTGAAGAGTTCCGCGATCATCTTGGACCTTGCGAATGCGCAtcgaacttttactcgaaattcgaGTAATGCCAAAGGTGATCGACAtacacaaaagcagcaaacatgtgctgtcctccatttcttcagttgatagcttcCATTGCTGcaaccaaactctggtcaatgaaatgccatcgtatgcacacataaaaaagagcaaaaaaaaaaaagaaaaaaaagaagcctgctgtttcacaAGTTCCGCCTCTCTCGATCgtctttgttgctcgaaatttcggagaccCAATCAatttcgagagcacagatcacgtGAAGCGCCCCTATAAGTCATGTAAACACGGAACTCTTCCGCGGTCTATTAAGGATTAATGATGCTCCATCCCAGTGGGCTTTAAAGCAAAATGAACAACgtaaagaacacaacacaatgttgtttttttttgttttttgtttttttaattattaagaaaaaaaccaaaacccaccTAAGAAACTAGTTAGCTAGCAATGCACAGCTATTTACAGTGTAGGTGTTGGTTTGTATTTGAAAAAACATACTTGGTATTTCCGTTGCATGGAACACGCCAAGGTTGATCTCTTTCCTCTAAGCAGCCTATTATATTTCTAAGAACTTAAAAACGTTCATACAAACAAACTGGAACAAAGTGAATAGTTACACTGTGAATCGCGAGAGGTTTGGCTCATATACACTTTCTagacgtattattattattattgaacaaATAAACATTCTGATGACGTTTGGGTGATGCTGAAAATATTTTGGTATTAAAAAATGTTTCCCTCGCTTTTCCCTTATCAGCGAATGTGTAATGAAGTCCATAATACATTTCACCTTCCTAGCACAGTAAGCagatcttttcctctcttttccacACATCATTAACTCTGTACAAACCGTAGTATAGGGTGTGGATGCATTATTTTATCACGTTACAGGAGttagctggagaaaaaaaacacccatgaaGGAAGTGTGGAGGTGTTATTGTATCACTTTACTGACGGAgcacaatagctgaatggttaaagcgttggacttccaatctgagtgtcccgggttcgaatctcggtaacggcgcctggtgggtaaagggtggagatttttcagatctcccaggtcaacatacgtgcagacctgcttgtgcctgaacccccttcgtgtgtgtacacaagcagatgatcaaatacacacattaaagatcatgtaatccatatcagcgttcggtgggttatggaaacaagaacatacccagcatgcacacccccgaaaacggagtatggctgcctaggtggcggggtaaaaacggtcatatgcataaaagccccactcgtgtacatacgagtgaacgtgggagttgcagcccacgaacgaagaagaaggttaaAGGTAAGGGTAAATATCCCTTACGGCCACCGGgtaagtgaattcatatccactgtgtcaaggtctcggcataggaaggcgtggCCCAATATTCTGCTCCAGCCGTTTTGATAACcacccccaaccgaagtcaggtacccattcaaacctggTTGGAATGAGGAAAGTTTGAGTCAGTAAAGTACCTTTTCCGAGGACacacactatgccgaaacggggcctggaaccctgatcactggtgaacactggatcagacgatTTCTGccccggcagtgtgtgtgtgtgtgtgtgtgtgtgtgtgtgtgtcggtgtatgcCGTGtgcgtcaggtgtgtgtgtgtgtgtgcgcgcgcgcgcgcccgtgccagtgcgtgtgtttgtgtgtatcacagtgcgcgcgcgcgcatgtgtgtgtgcccggcCGCCTTGAaccggtgtgtgtgcatgccggcagtgtgtgcgtgccagtttgcagtgtgtgcgtgccagtgtgtgtgtgtgtgcaatataagggcatgattgcgtgcgtgtgtgacaaaGACCTCCGACGTCAGTGACACAGAAACTAACGCGACTCAAATCCGGGTCCGTCATATCGAGTGTGTGCGTCAGCGCTCTTCAAGTTGCGCCGTGCAAGTCAACACACTAAGACGGGAAACAACTAAAAGTATTACTGGAATTCTCAGTAATGTCACTTAGACACGGCTGTGGGGCCGTTAACCTTGAACATTGCCGTTATcctcgggaggggggggggggcgggggggggactcccacgccgctcattcagattcccccatacacggccacacccgggttcgtccgtcgcagttccagcgtcggcagtccacagggaaccatcgatgttaggtcgccaggaggccacacaccagaggagaccctgcactgctgcttagtcacttcggtggtgttcagtggtgcctgttctgttttaacgtacttaggacaccacctactcagccccctactaacgacaataatggcttagtcgcggagccagactgagtgagcatccctcccagagtggagaccgccaccacgtccctcaaacaacagcccccacgcccccccccccccccccccccctcccccaatgaatctgccgacactgacgatattgacaggactcaccccaagcacggaagtggaggggtatcgaaactgaggtcaccatgacagcagggcatgtcaccccaagcacggaagtggaggggtatcgaaactgaggtcaccatgagagcagggcatgaaaggccacagacttagaGACTActgatttttgtttatattgatgacgatgaaggaggaggaggaagacgatgataatgacgatgttgctatggaggtccattttagtttgggactgcgtgacacggctgtactctacgcttcctgtcataatgatatcccggcgttaaccaggcccgagagatacagacacttgcaatgttggtcaggtaattagagcaacacacccaaagacgcatccttgaagtggatgacactcgactgtgtggtcccagtcttcccatttaagcccacagcacactcaactctgggtaggagccggccacgggccgaaaaacccacctccgctgggattcgaacccgcgtcctcccagccgtcagtccgcgacgctaaccacttcaccacggcggctggtctgaCGCAGGATTTCATATAGAATACTGCCAACTccattcagttgtgtgtgtgtgtgtgtgtgtgtgtgtgtgtgtgaggccggggggtgggcggggaggacTGTTGACTGTAATCCTCAGGAATCCAGAATAGTATACCTACGTGCGGCGAAAGTGCGCACACatacaagtatttgtatttgtatttctttttattacaacagatttctctgatacAAGATGTATCCTTGAGGACTGAGGAAACATTGATTTCTTCAGCTCGGCAGTTAGCACTAAGAGGAGTCAGAGACATCTAAagaacaacgacacacacacgcgcgcgcgcgcgcgcatgtacacacacacacacacacacacacacacacacacacacacacacagtcacacacacactcagtcacacacactacacacattgactcacgcacgcacgcacgcacattggcacgcacgcacacacacacgcacgcacgcacgcacgcacacacggcatGCACGCTCagacttggcacacacacacacacacacacacacacacacacactgtttctttctttctgaacttCGACTACGATCTTCATTTCATTTattagttggtttgttttttattctctctgAAAGCAAGGGGGGGGAAAGATataccacacacataccctccacaCCCGCCCACCTTCTCAGTCTCTTtcacaaagacactgacacacgcacaaacgtgcGACCGCAGGCATGCAGTCAagcaccacccctaccccaccaccggCCCCACACACGTGGCTTGCGCGCGCATAACCATGCATTATAATTATTTGAACTGATAATCATGTAATCATACGGCTGAAGTTGGACTGCTCCACGAGTCAAGACAGTTCTGGAAAATGTTGCTCCCTGTGTTATCTTCCACTAAACGTATGCAGATAAACAAAGAACGTTGATAatgtaatatataaaaaaaataacagcgacatattttttaatttaaaaaagtgaagaaaaaaaaaagaaactgagatACATGAATAAAGAAGGCCATTCAGATGACGATTTCGTCATTTGTGACGTCGCGAGCTGTATGAAATAACCCTGGCGTAATCATAAGGCCTAGTCTGATAAAGTAAGTCTGAAATCAGACTGGCGTCAGTGGACCCAGCATACAGTGTACTGACTTGCATGTGTAGACTTGCATCGTTCTTGAACACACCATCAAAAACGCAGTCATCACAATTCCGGATTTGCCTATTCCCGACTGATTTTCTTATCACTACATCGGTGATCCCGATTTGCCCATTCTCCAGTGTTCtaagttgatctctctctctctctctctctctcaaggaggaAGGCCacaaaatggttaagacactcgtctGTCCCGTCAATACAGAGTcgatccgtgagggtctgggttcgaatcccactcttgcccatagtttctcccacgtttgactggaaaatcaaactgagggtctagtcgttcggataagacgataaagcgaggcccgtgtacagcacgcacttagcgcactgaaaaaaaaaaaaaaagaatccatggcaacgacagAGTTGTcccgtctggcaaaattctgtcagaagAGAAAATCCACTTggttaggtacacacacacacacacacacacacacacacacacacatatatatatatatatatatatatatatatatatatatatatatatatatgtatgtatgtatgtatatatatacatgaactcaaggcctggctaagcgcgttgggtcatgctgctggtcaggcatctgcctagcagatgtggtgtagagtatgtcagcggtggatttgtccgaacggtctgacgcctctttgagaaaccgtgaaactctctctctctctctctctctctgtgtgtgtgtgtgtgtgtgtgtgtgtgtgtgtgtgtgtgtgtgtgtgtgtgtgtgaacgagcgcAGCACCATGTCATGTTGGACAAATCTTGTCAGCGAAATaaaagatgttttcttttttttgaatgtCTGTGAAacctttttctcattttttcccctcaaaaagGCAACTTTGCAATTGtgaccatatcatcatcatcatttattatttgtTGGTTCCGGAGTAGCAGCCTTAATTTTTACACCCCCACGTTGATTTTTACCCCGGAGTCAAAACTGGCTGGCCCAGATTAGCTCCCGGGGTCTGTGTAGACTAACTTGGAATGACCCCAGTAAGTAAGCTTCAGCAAGTCACAACTGTCCCCAGTTAGCTTGATTTTACCCCTCCCCGTAATGGATAAATGGGTCATTCTAGGCCGGCTAACCTGTATTGACTCCCGATGGTAAGTTCAGCCCGTttagaatcaatacaggctatTAAAGTAACGCTCAGCTACGTTTGCGTCCGTTAAGTTATAACGTGAGCGAGGAGAGGGGTGGCGGTCAGAAAAGGTTAGTCCAGAACGAACTCTCGCCCCGCCGCCCCCTTTTCTTGTTTTCATCAGACTGAGTCATAAAAAGGTAGAAAGAGggcaattaagaaaaaaaaaatgttggtcggggggtgtgtgtgtgtggagggggcggcaGGAGGAAGGCGGGGGGGTGTCAACTTCGACTAGCCACTACTGACTGCCCAGACTGACTGAATGACCTCGTGGTAAAACCCCTCACTAGGAGGGAAGGGtgaagagaaggggggcggggggggggggggggggcggttgcgggggaagagggggcgtggggggtaggggggggggggtggcagtttgaggctgttacaccggaaGCACTCATTTCGTGATCAGTTTTGTTTTCCGAACACTCGCTTCAAGCTAGATGCTCAAGAAGTCTGCTGAACGTACTAGTACCAGCAGTACATCTTCCGTCACAGCCGGAGTTCAGTCACGGTGTCACTTTTGTGGCAGCctggtaggagggagggggtccCTGTTTCCCCCCagctgctgcggctgctgcttGGTAGCTGGGTGGTGCCGAAGGGCCATTGTACACGGCGCCGGCGGTTCCAGTCCCGTACTGCGTACCGTACTGCCGCGTGTTCTGGAACAATTAACACAGGCTGACTTAATCTACGGCACATGATCTTGCGCGTATGTCAGTCAACACAGGAACTCAAGTAAACATAcggatacactgacacacatccgCCCGCACATAAACagtagcgcgcgcacacacacccacacacacacacacacacacacacacacacaaaccccacaaacCGGAACCGGCCGTAAACGCGCACACTCACCCATTCAACCACCCCACAACAACACCGtggcccacccccatccccacacaccgaTACACTTaccggcacacacacatccaccaccaccaccaccaccaccaccccacacccccttcaccccatgTCCCCCACCGCTCCCCACCCACatactgcgtgcgtgcgtgcgtgcgtgcgtgcgtgcgtgtgtgtgtgtgtgtgtgtgtgtgtgtgtgtgtgtgtgtgtgtgtgtgttttctcaacgtACATAACCGGCAGGCAGCGAGGGAGGCAGTTGGCCAGTCTGTATCAACACCAGACGTTGCCGACGCTGGTATCGGCAGGTGAAGTACACGATCCAGAATATGAGCTTGAGAAGGAGGACCACCGCTAACAGTCTGGAGAATGAAACAGCTGTTCGttggtatacagagagagacaacaacaacaacaacaaaaacaatgtgataagaaactctagggagagctggacagtacaaggtcttcagagaagaacaacaacaacaatcacaacaacaacaattcaataataataaaagaagtagaagtagagaAGGTGTATGTTCGTACGCACTAGACATGCAGACATGGACACATCGCCtacatacacggacagacagacagacagatagacatacacacacacgcacgcgcgcaaacacacacacacacacacacacacacacacacactcggaacaCTATAACACCAGCAAGGCAAATCTGCAGCCCCGAAATTAAAGGAAAGCTAAGGTGGTTAAGTGGTTATGCACCCGACTAAAAAATGAGTGTCCACTGCATGGTTCGATTCCCCCATACggacctggatttttttttctccccctccactagacgttcactggtggtctggacgctagtcattcggatgagacgataaacccaggtccccgTGTGCATATGCTCTTGGCGCACAGAGATtgatatagaaaaatccactgtggtgttcacacagagaagtgttaTGTGATCATCATGCAATTCAGCATTGGAGAATTAGTCCAAGATATAAACAAGTCTTTTAATCTGTCTTAACATACCATCAATCATTGAAtatacagttttctttttttttcttttttcttttttttcgtggctGGGGAAAGGATATTATCGTCATATTCGCTGCAGTCCTCACTGAATTTTTAATTTTTGTCCTGGGGTCATTTTTGGCAGTGCCAAGTCTGATTTAACATtcgcggatatatatatatatatatatatatatatatatatatatatatatatatatatatatatatatatataatgaatgtcTTCCACGAATACGGGCGAATTTGGGGGCAATATTTCACTCTCTGAGTGGAAGTTGAGTTATTCCGAAACATACTACGTGTAATATAAATGCGCctaaaaaacaagacaaaaaacacaaacaaatatataaaacaaaaaaagacgaaaacCAGAGGAAAGCATACTCACAGGTATAGATAAGTGTAGTCGTCGTCCGCCATTGTGGAGCAAAAAAAACAAGCCTCCTGTAAAAGCTAATGATAAATTGAAGTTAACAATAAAGTTTACAATAAAGTGACTGTGTTCAGATGTTCTTCTGCTGGGGCCGTGCCGTTGTCAAGCCGAGGTTTCGTAGTTCGCCGAGTTGGTCAGTGAAATCCTGGGTAAGGTACTTTTGGAGAGCAAAGCTATCACTGTCAGCTTGAAAGAAGGGTATACCTACTGTGTCGTTGACGGGAAAAACACGACTGTCACGATGGGTGCAGCGTTATCATAGCTGAGGTAGGTGCAGTTTTCGTCAAGTGTGTTATCTCGA
This window encodes:
- the LOC143285850 gene encoding uncharacterized protein LOC143285850 — translated: MADDDYTYLYLLLAVVLLLKLIFWIVYFTCRYQRRQRLVLIQTGQLPPSLPAGYNTRQYGTQYGTGTAGAVYNGPSAPPSYQAAAAAAGGKQGPPPSYQAATKVTP